The genomic interval AATTCGCCGCAGGGCGGGGTCCAATTCGAGGAAACCCTTCACCGCGAAACCGGCCCATGCGAAGCCGAGACTGAGGCCGCCGCAGCCAGAGAACAAACTTATAGCGGTTCCGGCGAGGCTGGCACGCTCCGAAGAAAGGGAGGAAAGAAGCTCAAGGTAGAGCTTGTTCCCCAATGTCTGAGCGTAACGATCAACCCTCCTCGGGTCATGTACGACCGCTTTGTATTCGTGGCTCTGATATCTCTTCTTCCGGGCTATTGTGCCGCTCACAAGCCCCGCATTACCAAGGACAGATTGTAATTGGTTAAGCTGTCTCTTGTCTAACTCGAACTTTCCGAGTTCGTATCCAGACAACGCATGCTGCGGTATACCGGTTATCTCGGCGAGCTTTGCCTGAGATAGACCGATCGTTTCTCGGGTATCACGAAGGGATGTTCCAGATTCGATTATCATGTGACGTATTGTCTACAATTAAGATTGAAAGTCAAGGCGGGAGGGGCAGGGCGCACCTGGCCGCGATTGGGCGCCTCACTCATGGGGCGCCCCACTCAGCCGGTGTGCGGCCACCACTCGCTTCACCGTTGCCTTTGAGACATTGAACAGTCCGGCCGCGTGTGCCGGCGTCCCTCGGCCGTCCTCGATCATACGGACGATCTCGGCCTTCTGTGACGGCTTCAGCTTCGGCTTCCGCCCAAGATGCCGGCCAGCGCGCCGGGCGGTCTCTAGGCCCTGCATGGTGCGCTCCCGGATCATCGCGCGCTCGAACTCGGCGAACGCACCAATCATGTGCATCATGAGCCGGCCAGCGGCCGTCGTCGTGTCGATCGCCTCGGTGATCGATCGAAAGCCGGCGCCGGCGGCCTCAACCTTGGCGAGGGTGAGGAGGAGATCCGATAGCGAACGGGACAGGCGATCGAGCTTCCAAACGATCAGGACGTCCCCTGGCTCTAGACGCGCGAGAAGCTCCTTTAGCTGCGGGCGCGCGGCGTCTGCGCCAGACGCTTCCTCGTCATAGACCTTTTCGCACCCAGCCTCGGACAGAGTCCGGAGCTGCGCGGCGAGGTCCTGGTGATCGCCGCGCGAGATGCGCGCATAGCCAATTAGCATCTGGACATTCTGCACCCCGTTTTTGATTCGCGTAAGAGTCTGAATTTGCTAGGGCAGGGAATGGGGCTCAAAACCGAACGGTTTTGAGCCTGTGGGCGGTGCCTGGAGCGTTCCTGAAAACCCTCGTTTGCTAGCTGCCCGGAGCCTAAGGGGTTGGGGCTACCGGGTGCGAAAAAGGGGGTTACGCACCGTCGCGATAAAAATGGCATAAAACTCCTATAACATGGGTTGCGCGTTCGCTATCTATGGCCTATCTATCCCTTGCGTTCAGCAAAGGAGGCGCAAAATGTCAGATAAAGCTTTGGTAGTGCTCACCGGTAAGAGCAAGGACCGCCTGTTCCGGGAGGGCGGCACGTCCGACTGGGCGCTTCGCCCAGCCGTAGTGCGTAATTTCAAGTACGTGGTGTGTGTGCGCCACGCCAATCCGCCCTATGATCCGGGACCGGGCGCACGTCCAGAACCTCACGGGGCCGCGTTCCTCGTGGGCAAGATCGAGGACGTGAAGTTCACCTACCGCGAAAATGACCGGGACCGTTTTCTCGTTACGTTTTC from Caulobacter sp. NIBR2454 carries:
- a CDS encoding recombinase family protein produces the protein MLIGYARISRGDHQDLAAQLRTLSEAGCEKVYDEEASGADAARPQLKELLARLEPGDVLIVWKLDRLSRSLSDLLLTLAKVEAAGAGFRSITEAIDTTTAAGRLMMHMIGAFAEFERAMIRERTMQGLETARRAGRHLGRKPKLKPSQKAEIVRMIEDGRGTPAHAAGLFNVSKATVKRVVAAHRLSGAPHE